From a single Nymphaea colorata isolate Beijing-Zhang1983 chromosome 4, ASM883128v2, whole genome shotgun sequence genomic region:
- the LOC116252712 gene encoding allantoinase isoform X2, whose translation MPGLIDVHAHLDDPGRAEWEGFPTGTKAAAAGGITMLVDMPLNSDPSTTTVEALKLKVDVAKGNIYVDVGFWGGLVPENAFNLTSLEGLLEAGVLGLKSFMCPSGINDFPMTNVSHIKEALHILSKYRRPLLVHAEIELDSNNREELGNNLDDFQSYSTYLKTRPPSWEQAAIGELSKVAEDTKPGARSEGAHLHIVHLSDASISLDLIKEAKNDGRSISVETCPHYLAFSAEEIQNGDTRFKCAPPIRDAANKQLLWKALKEGCIDMLSSDHSPTVPQLKLLDEGDFLRSWGGISSLQFVLPVTWSFGQEHGITLQQLSSWWSERPAELASQKSKGTIEKGKDADIVVWDPDSAFEIDENFTIYHKHQITPYAGRRLSGKVLATFVRGNLVYNDGLHAPAACGVPIFAT comes from the exons ATGCCCGGCTTGATAGACGT gCATGCACACCTTGATGACCCTGGAAGGGCTGAATGGGAAGGATTTCCCACTGGCACTaaagctgctgctgctg GTGGTATTACTATGCTGGTTGACATGCCACTTAATAGTGATCCCTCAACAACAACTGTAGAAGCACTCAAACTtaag GTGGATGTGGCAAAGGGAAACATCTACGTTGATGTTG GTTTTTGGGGTGGACTTGTTCCTGAGAATGCCTTCAACTTGACATCTCTGGAAGGTCTTCTTGAAGCAGGTGTTCTGGGGCTTAAG TCATTTATGTGCCCTTCTGGAATCAACGACTTTCCTATGACAAATGTGAGCCATATCAAG GAGGCACTGCATATTCTTTCAAAGTACCGGCGACCTTTACTCGTGCATGCAGAGATTGAGCTGGACTCCAATAATCGTGAAGAATTAGGAAACAATCTTGATGACTTCCAGTCTTACTCAACATACTTAAAGACAAGACCACCATCTTG GGAACAAGCTGCCATTGGAGAACTTTCAAAAGTTGCTGAAGATACAAAACCTGGTGCACGTTCAGAAGGAGCTCATCTGCATATTGTTCACTTGTCAGATGCAAGCATTTCTTTAGATCTAATTAAG GAAGCTAAGAATGATGGTCGCAGTATCAGTGTCGAGACTTGCCCACACTATTTGGCTTTTTCAGCAGAAGAGATCCAGAATGGTGATACTCGCTTCAAATGTGCTCCACCTATACGTGATGCTGCCAATAAACAATTATTATGGAAAGCCCTAAAG GAAGGGTGTATTGATATGTTGAGTTCTGACCATTCACCCACAGTACCACAGCTTAAGCTTCTTGATGAGGGTGACTTTTTACGATCATGGGGTGGAATATCATCTTTGCAG TTTGTTCTCCCTGTAACATGGTCATTTGGACAAGAACATGGTATTACTTTACAGCAGCTATCCTCATGGTGGAGTGAAAGGCCTGCAGAGCTTGCTAGTCAAAAATCAAAG GGAACTATTGAAAAAGGGAAGGATGCAGATATTGTTGTATGGGATCCAGATTCAGCCTTTGAgattgatgaaaattttactaTTTACCACAAGCATCAG ATTACACCTTATGCAGGAAGGAGGCTTTCTGGTAAAGTGTTGGCAACTTTTGTCAGGGGAAATCTAGTTTACAATGATGGTTTGCATGCTCCAGCTGCATGTGGTGTTCCTATTTTTGCAACATAA
- the LOC116252229 gene encoding uncharacterized protein LOC116252229: MQRVGQALGFGVASVSPRASPRRAIQKVSCALHGSNTQWCGLAFAALPDSSKPKKQGKRLPKQERRLLVEKFVHKYRASNNGKFPGVRLARKEVGGCYYVIREIIQELEYEHKCLGVDKIDEFQLESVDVQHLEATDEQESVVEVQDVPIPVAEPSISLEKSAIAQDVTPGKDVRSSDSSLITEAAEKGPELSQTHRPGIAKGVAEDSSSENQVAASITAGNELSTVSSEAYVSEEDSTADQTVLNEVLSSSLKPESVVNDMPGPGEPPADKEIENTREKLLDLDTTEQKHPCDRQEGRERLNLQRELPTKSDFETKPSVKQKTFWGSLKALADGIVTYWTKK, encoded by the exons ATGCAGCGGGTTGGGCAGGCGCTTGGCTTCGGCGTGGCCTCGGTCTCTCCTCGTGCTTCTCCTAGGAGAG CTATTCAAAAGGTGTCATGTGCACTACATGGTTCAAATACTCAGTGGTGTGGATTAGCTTTTGCTGCTCTTCCTGATTCATCTAAGCCTAAGAAGCAGGGGAAAAGATTGCCAAAACAAGAAAGGCGGTTGCTGGTAGAGAAGTTTGTCCACAA GTATAGAGCTTCCAATAATGGAAAGTTTCCTGGTGTTAGACTTGCTAGAAAAGAAGTTGGTGGTTGCTATTATGTCATCAGAGAGATTATTCAGGAACTAGAATATGAACACAAATGTCTTGGTGTGGACAAGATAGATGAGTTCCAGTTGGAGAGCGTGGACGTACAGCATCTTGAAGCCACTGATGAGCAGGAGTCTGTGGTTGAGGTTCAAGATGTCCCGATTCCTGTTGCTGAACCAAGTATTTCTCTTGAAAAGAGTGCTATAGCTCAGGATGTTACTCCTGGCAAGGATGTAAGGTCGTCAGATTCTTCTCTGATAACAGAAGCAGCAGAGAAAGGCCCTGAGTTGAGCCAAACACATAGACCAGGCATAGCAAAGGGTGTTGCTGAAGATTCCAGTTCGGAAAATCAGGTGGCTGCCAGCATTACTGCTGGAAATGAATTGAGTACTGTTTCTTCTGAAGCCTATGTGTCAGAAGAAGATTCAACT GCTGATCAGACTGTATTGAATGAAGTGCTCTCTAGTTCTCTCAAACCCGAGAGTGTTGTCAATGACATGCCAGGTCCTGGGGAACCACCTGCCGACAAGGAGATTGAAAACACACGTGAAAAGCTGCTGGATCTAGATACTACTGAACAGAAACATCCTTGTGATAGACAAGAAGGCCGTGAAAGATTGAATCTACAGAG AGAACTGCCCACAAAGTCCGACTTTGAAACTAAGCCTTCAGTCAAGCAGAAAACATTTTGGGGAAGTCTCAAGGCCTTGGCAGATGGCATCGTAACCTATTGGACAAAGAAGTGA
- the LOC116253557 gene encoding guanine nucleotide-binding protein subunit beta-2, whose protein sequence is MTSVTELKERHLAATAAVNSLRDRLKQKRQLLLDTDIAGHARAQGRTPIVFGPTDLVCSRTLQGHTGKVYSLDWSLEKNRIVSASQDGRLIVWNALTSQKTHAIKQPWVMTCAFSPNGQSVACGGLESVCSIFNLSSQTDKDGNLPISRTLNGHKGYVSSCQYVPDDDTHLITGSGDHTCISWDVTTGQRVSIFGGEFPSGHTSDVLSVSINGSNTKMFVSGSCDKTARLWDTRIASRAVRTFHGHEGDVNTVKFFPDGFRFGTGSEDGTCRLFDMRTGHQLQVYEQQHGENEVPSVTCIAFSRSGRLLFAGYSNDDCYVWDTIVGKVVLNLGELNDSHESRISCLGLSADGSALCTGSWDRNLKIWAFGGQRRVI, encoded by the exons ATGACGTCGGTCACGGAGCTGAAGGAAAGGCATCTTGCTGCAACGGCGGCCGTCAACAGCCTCCGGGATCGATTGAAGCAGAAGCGTCAACTTCTCTTGGACACGGACA TTGCCGGACATGCAAGAGCGCAAGGAAGGACACCAATCGTGTTTGGTCCGACGGATCTGGTCTGCAGCAGGACCTTACAAGGTCACACAGGGAAg GTTTATTCACTGGACTGGAGTTTGGAGAAGAACCGCATTGTCAGTGCATCTCAGGATGGAAGATTGATTGTATGGAATGCTCTAACAAGCCAGAAAACACATGCAATTAAGCAGCCGTGGGTCATGACATGTGCATTTTCTCCCAATGGTCAGTCAGTTGCTTGTGGGGGATTGGAGAGCGTATGCTCAATATTCAATTTGAGTTCCCAAACTGACAAAGATGGGAATTTGCCTATTTCAAGAACACTTAATGGACACAAGGGTTATGTCTCCTCATGCCAGTATGTGCCAGATGATGATACTCATCTAATTACTGGCTCAGGTGATCATACATGCATTTCATGGGATGTTACTACTGGTCAAAGGGTTTCAATTTTTGGAGGTGAATTTCCATCAGGGCATACTTCTGATGTACTGAG TGTATCCATCAATGGATCAAACACAAAGATGTTTGTCTCTGGTTCTTGTGACAAAACTGCTCGCCTTTGGGACACGCGAATTGCAAGTCGTGCAGTTCGAACATTTCATGGTCATGAGGGCGATGTTAACACTGTCAAATTTTTCCCagatggatttagatttggtaCTGGCTCAGAGGATGGTACATGCAGGCTCTTTGATATGAGAACAGGacaccaacttcaagtttacgAGCAGCAGCATGGTGAAAATGAGGTCCCCAGTGTAACGTGTATTGCATTTTCTAGATCAGGCAGACTTTTATTTGCTGGATACTCAAATGATGATTGTTATGTATGGGATACCATTGTGGGAAAG GTTGTCTTGAACCTAGGGGAATTAAATGATTCTCATGAGAGTCGAATAAGCTGCTTGGGTCTCTCTGCTGATGGAAGTGCATTATGTACTGGTAGCTGGGACAGAAATTTGAAG ATTTGGGCTTTCGGTGGTCAGAGAAGAGTTATTTAA
- the LOC116252712 gene encoding allantoinase isoform X1, with product MDALRLWILPVASAIAVFVLLYRPIPTKKPNEGCSLLPHDHFWIYSKRVVTPNGVINGGVEIKGGRILSVVEEHGKFSNNHAVDYGEAVIMPGLIDVHAHLDDPGRAEWEGFPTGTKAAAAGGITMLVDMPLNSDPSTTTVEALKLKVDVAKGNIYVDVGFWGGLVPENAFNLTSLEGLLEAGVLGLKSFMCPSGINDFPMTNVSHIKEALHILSKYRRPLLVHAEIELDSNNREELGNNLDDFQSYSTYLKTRPPSWEQAAIGELSKVAEDTKPGARSEGAHLHIVHLSDASISLDLIKEAKNDGRSISVETCPHYLAFSAEEIQNGDTRFKCAPPIRDAANKQLLWKALKEGCIDMLSSDHSPTVPQLKLLDEGDFLRSWGGISSLQFVLPVTWSFGQEHGITLQQLSSWWSERPAELASQKSKGTIEKGKDADIVVWDPDSAFEIDENFTIYHKHQITPYAGRRLSGKVLATFVRGNLVYNDGLHAPAACGVPIFAT from the exons ATGGATGCCCTCCGTTTGTGGATTCTACCTGTCGCTTCCGCTATCGCTGTCTTCGTTCTGTTATATCGTCCAATCCCCACGAAG AAACCAAATGAAGGCTGCAGTCTTCTTCCACATGATCATTTTTGGATTTACAGCAAAAGAGTTGTGACACCAAATGGAGTAATTAACGGTGGAG ttgaaataaaagGAGGGAGAATCTTGTCTGTGGTTGAGGAGCacggaaaattttcaaacaaccATGCAGTCGACTATGGAGAGGCAGTAATCATGCCCGGCTTGATAGACGT gCATGCACACCTTGATGACCCTGGAAGGGCTGAATGGGAAGGATTTCCCACTGGCACTaaagctgctgctgctg GTGGTATTACTATGCTGGTTGACATGCCACTTAATAGTGATCCCTCAACAACAACTGTAGAAGCACTCAAACTtaag GTGGATGTGGCAAAGGGAAACATCTACGTTGATGTTG GTTTTTGGGGTGGACTTGTTCCTGAGAATGCCTTCAACTTGACATCTCTGGAAGGTCTTCTTGAAGCAGGTGTTCTGGGGCTTAAG TCATTTATGTGCCCTTCTGGAATCAACGACTTTCCTATGACAAATGTGAGCCATATCAAG GAGGCACTGCATATTCTTTCAAAGTACCGGCGACCTTTACTCGTGCATGCAGAGATTGAGCTGGACTCCAATAATCGTGAAGAATTAGGAAACAATCTTGATGACTTCCAGTCTTACTCAACATACTTAAAGACAAGACCACCATCTTG GGAACAAGCTGCCATTGGAGAACTTTCAAAAGTTGCTGAAGATACAAAACCTGGTGCACGTTCAGAAGGAGCTCATCTGCATATTGTTCACTTGTCAGATGCAAGCATTTCTTTAGATCTAATTAAG GAAGCTAAGAATGATGGTCGCAGTATCAGTGTCGAGACTTGCCCACACTATTTGGCTTTTTCAGCAGAAGAGATCCAGAATGGTGATACTCGCTTCAAATGTGCTCCACCTATACGTGATGCTGCCAATAAACAATTATTATGGAAAGCCCTAAAG GAAGGGTGTATTGATATGTTGAGTTCTGACCATTCACCCACAGTACCACAGCTTAAGCTTCTTGATGAGGGTGACTTTTTACGATCATGGGGTGGAATATCATCTTTGCAG TTTGTTCTCCCTGTAACATGGTCATTTGGACAAGAACATGGTATTACTTTACAGCAGCTATCCTCATGGTGGAGTGAAAGGCCTGCAGAGCTTGCTAGTCAAAAATCAAAG GGAACTATTGAAAAAGGGAAGGATGCAGATATTGTTGTATGGGATCCAGATTCAGCCTTTGAgattgatgaaaattttactaTTTACCACAAGCATCAG ATTACACCTTATGCAGGAAGGAGGCTTTCTGGTAAAGTGTTGGCAACTTTTGTCAGGGGAAATCTAGTTTACAATGATGGTTTGCATGCTCCAGCTGCATGTGGTGTTCCTATTTTTGCAACATAA